Within the Pelagovum pacificum genome, the region GCCCGCCCCACCAGAGCACGGTCTTGTCCTCGATGATGTGGTTCAGCCAGGTGTCGCCAATGGCCTTCGACTTGATGTCGGTCGGGTAGCCGTTGTCTTCGAGCGCGCGGTAGAACAGGAACGTGCCCGAGATGTCGTCGTCGGGAACGATGAGCGGCCAGCCGACCTTGTCGGCGACGTAGTAGTCGATCTCGTCGAAACGCTCGCGGATCGCCTCGTAGGACCACCCCTCCACCGCGCGGCCGAGGTAGACGCCGATCAACTTGCCCAGCACACCGGCGTAGATCTGGTCGGCGTACTTGCCGAGGTCCTCGGCCGGGCGGATCGTTGAGACATGGGTGTTCATGAGGTCATCCCTTGATGGCGCCGGCGGTCATGCCGTCGACGAAGAAGCGTTGCATCGCGAGGAAAAGCACGACGATGGGGAGGATGATGAGCAGGGCTCCAGCCATCATGATCCCCCTGTCGGTGGCCATGACGGAATTCATCGACAGGTAGCCGAGCGTCATCGTGAAATTGGCCTGCCCTTGCTGGAAGGTCGAGGTCACGAGGAACTCGTTCCAGGCCTGCAGGAAGACCAGCGTGCCCACGGTCAGCAGACCGGGCGTCATCAGCGGCAGGATCACCATCCACCAGATCTGGAGCGGTTTGGCGCCGTCCATCCGCGCGGCGTCGTCAAGCTCCACCGGGATCGTCAGCACGTAGGTGCGCAACAGGAAGATGGCGAGCGGCAGGTTGATCGCCGACAGGATCAACGAGGTGGCGAACCAGTTCCCGACAACGCCGAGCGTGGCGTAGATGTAGTACAGCGGGAACATGAAGAGCTGGATCGGGACAGTGACCGCGACGAGGAAGTAGAGGCTCACCAGCCGCCAGCCCCGGATCTTGCGGCGCGCCAGCGGGAAGGCGGCGAGCGAGGCGAAGGTCAGGGTCACGAACACGGTCGAGCCGCAGATGAGCAGGCTATTGACGAGGCCGGTCGTCAGGTCCCCCGTCGACCAGGCGCGCGAGAAGTTGGACAGGTCGAACGAGACCGGCATCGACAGCGGGTTCGCGACGATGTCGGCGTGGCTCTTGAAGCTGTTCAGCACTACGAGGCCGAGCGGCACCAGCGCGCTCAGCACCGCGACAGCAAGGAACGCGCCGCCGAGGTAACGGAAGTTCCGGGCGTGGCGAAGGTGCGGCGCGGCGGTCATTTCAGGGACTCCCGGCTCAGCCAGACGTAGAGGACGGACGCCAACAGCCCGAACAGCGCCATCACCAGCGCGATCGCCGCCGCCATGCCGACCTGGAAGGTGCGAAACGCCTTGTTGTAGGCCATCGTCGACAGCAACTCGGTCGAGTTCGCCGGCCCGCCCCCGGTCAGCAGGTAGACGTAGTCGAAGGTCAGGAAGCTGAAGATCGTGGTCATCGCCACCATCAGCGCGATGGTCGGCAGAATGTTGGGCAACGTCACGTGCCGGAACACCTGCCAGGCGTTCGCGCCTTCGAGGTAGGCCGCCTCCAACTGGTCCGCCGGGGTCTGTCGCATGGCGGCGAAGAAGATCACCGCGAGGTATCCCCAGAAGTGCCAGATATCGACCGCCGCGACGGCGTAGAGCGCGCTGTCGGGATCGGCGAGAGGGTTGGACACGTCCCAGCCCCGCGCAGCCAT harbors:
- a CDS encoding carbohydrate ABC transporter permease, with the protein product MTAAPHLRHARNFRYLGGAFLAVAVLSALVPLGLVVLNSFKSHADIVANPLSMPVSFDLSNFSRAWSTGDLTTGLVNSLLICGSTVFVTLTFASLAAFPLARRKIRGWRLVSLYFLVAVTVPIQLFMFPLYYIYATLGVVGNWFATSLILSAINLPLAIFLLRTYVLTIPVELDDAARMDGAKPLQIWWMVILPLMTPGLLTVGTLVFLQAWNEFLVTSTFQQGQANFTMTLGYLSMNSVMATDRGIMMAGALLIILPIVVLFLAMQRFFVDGMTAGAIKG
- a CDS encoding carbohydrate ABC transporter permease; the protein is MTPASLIPRLSRPAGDRAPGDSGYGWFVLPALILSLCIMVVPGLLTFRAAFTEWDGVSEPWWVGLDNFRELNWDPVFWQAIANNLRWTALFLTIPMALGLVAASCLMTRRRSAAIYQVVLLLPYVLSPIANASMWKFIIFDPISGVVSFMAARGWDVSNPLADPDSALYAVAAVDIWHFWGYLAVIFFAAMRQTPADQLEAAYLEGANAWQVFRHVTLPNILPTIALMVAMTTIFSFLTFDYVYLLTGGGPANSTELLSTMAYNKAFRTFQVGMAAAIALVMALFGLLASVLYVWLSRESLK